The Campylobacter armoricus sequence TTATACCAGCAATACTTTAAAAAATAAAAGCTTTATTCTAATGCAAAGTGAAAAAGGCTTTGTAGATGAAAACAATAAACACTTAAATCAAAAAGATTTACAAAGCTTATTAGACATTATCACTAAAAACCATCAAAGCTTACATAAAAACATTAAAACAAAAGTTCAAAAGGCTAAATACACTCTAAGTGTAAGTAAAGATGCAAAAAGCATAGTAGTGAATTTAAATTAAACAACAAAGATAAAAACTAGAAAGGATTAATTATGAAAAAGTTAGCAAATCATATCATACTTTCAGGTGTAACTGTATCAATGCTTTTTTCTCCACTAATGGCTCTACCTAGTGGAGGTAAATTTACTCATGGAACAACAGGAACTATAAACAAACCAAACAACAATACTTTAAATATACATGGTAATGGAACAAACTCTGTTATTCAATGGGGGGGGGGATTTAGTATAGGTAAAGGTGAAAGTGTAAATTTTAATGGAAACAATAAAAACTACCTAAACATTGCTCATGGAACAAGTAAATCTACTATAGATGGATTATTAAATGCAAATGGTAATAATGTATTTTTAATCAATCCTAATGGAGTAATCATTACTAAAAATGGAACTATCAATGCTAATCGCTTTGTAGCTTCTACTTCATCGATGAGTAATGAAGATATGAATAAATTTGCAAAGTTAAGCTTTAATGATGGCTTAAGCTTTTCACCAGTATTTAAACCACAAAAAGCTGGTAATGTAGTCAATATGGGTAATATTAATGCAGATAGTCTTTTATTTCAAGGAAATAAAATACTTTTAGATGCTGATACTAATTGGGATAAAGAACATAATGGCGTTAAATTTGGAATAATCAAAGCAAGAAACATAACTTTAGAAGGTGATGAAGTTCATGTTAATGTTGCTAGTATAGATGGAAGCGTAGAAAATCCTGAATTTTATTTAGAAAAAATAAAAGTTATAGGAAAAGGACAAGCTTATTTAGATGCTACTGGATATTACTATAATACGAGTTCTGGAAGATCGTTAAGTCTTTTGAGAATTGATAATAGTAATAATAAATCTTTTAAAGTGCACAATTATATCGGTATAAGTTCTGTACGAGATTGGTGGCATTTTGCTAAAGGGTGGAATGAAGATAAAGCAGGATTTAGAACTAGTGCTAGTGAATATAGACTAACTAAGGATATAGATTTTGGTGGTAATTGTAATAGTCGTGGCGAATGCACCGGTCAAAACTATGCTAATTATTGGATAGACTTAAATGGTGATGGGCAAAAACAAGATAATGAATACACTAGCATGATAATTGGTTATGGTGATGAAAATTATTTTAATAAAAAATTTGATGGACAAGGTTTTACCTTAAGTAGTATGTATATTGACACAACAGCATTGGAAAACAAGCCTCAATATGTAGGTATTTTTGGAAAAATTTATGGTGATTTTAGTGTGCATAATTTAAATGTAGACTATAATCAAGGCTATATTAAAACAAATAATGCACAATATGTTGGAGGGCTTGTTGGTGCTGCAATAAGAAAAGAGCATAGTAATAGTTTTTCAGAATTTAAAAATATAAATATAAAAAATATTAGCTTTATTGATGCTAAAAGTAATTCTGATTTGTATGTTGGTGGCTTTACTGGTATATTAAATAATGCTAGAGTAGATAATATAGAGCTTTATGGGATAAAAACCATAGTCGCTACAGGGGTTGGAGGAGTTAATCTTGTAAGAGCTGGCGGTTTTGTTGGTAGGTTAGAATATGTAAATCGAGATAATCCTATAGAAATTGCATATGATACTATAAAAATTAAAGATATAGATTCCATCAAATCGACTTTTGATTGTGATAGGTATTGTGGAGAAGCTTATGCTGGCGGTTTTGCTGGGGATATTCTTGTAAATGATTCTTATTTTAAAATGAAAAATATCACACTAGAAGATATAGGTAATATTGAAGCAAATACAAAAGGATATCTATCTACAGCTGGTGGTTTTTTTGGAAATGGAGAATTTAATATTTTTAATTTCGATGATCAGTACAACATGGATAATGTTCTTATTGAAAATATAACCATGAAGAATATTGGAAATATTAAATCTATAGCTTCAAATCAAGCATATAGTGGAGGATTTTTTGGAGATTATCGAAATTCTTATGACTTTAAAACATCTTTTGAGAATATTTTTATTTATTTTAAACCAGATTCTAGTATTGTAGCAAATGGTAGTGTTGCAGTAAAAGATATTTTTGGTAATAAAATAAACAGTAAAAATCAAAATATTTTCATATATCATAAAAATTTAGATGGCACCAATAACAATGGAGTAACAGAAAGAAAATATACCAATGATGAACTAATGAGTGAATTTAATGAAAAAATTCAAAGCATAAAAACTCCAAATATTGAAAAACCTAGTGAAATTTTTAAGCCAGATTTATCAGACATAGGAAATATACAAAATGAAAAAGTTGAGTTTCAAAAAGAATGGTACAATAAAGAAGTAGTTCAAGCTATATTAGATGATATCTTAAATGGAAAATATAGAGTAAGTATCAATAAATTTGGTGAGATTGTATTTTATGTGAGTACTGTAGATGGAGTTGAGATTACGCTAGATTCTATTAAGCAAAGTTTGGATTTTCTTGATACACTCAAAGATAAAAATTCAGGATTTGAATCAAGTGAAAAATTAAAAGATATTTATGCAAAATACAACAAAGCTTTAAAAATAAAAGATGAGTATGTGGCAGCTCAAGAACATCTTTTTAAAGATGGTAAAAATTCTTTTTATGAAACTTATGCAAAATATCAAAAAGAATTAGAAATTTATAATTCTTATGTTAAAGAAATAGAAGCAGGTAAAAGAAAAATAAACGATCCTGAATATCTAGCTAGTTTTGATAAAATCAACTCTTTAGCAACAATATTGAAAAATCAAAGAGATGTAGTAAATAATATAGCAACTAAGCTTAATGATGAAAATATAGCAAAAAATGAATATGGTTATACTAATTTTAAATTTTTGGGTGATTTTGCATTAGATTTTGTACATAACCCGCAAAGCCCTGATGTGGATAATCCAAACAAACCTGAACTTCCTGAAACTGATATGAATTTTGAACAAACAGCCTCACTTAATCTAATAGGTGATGAAGCTTTAGAAGAAGAAGATGAAAAGCAAGAAGTAGAAGAAGCTTCTATGAAACAAAGATCAAGAACTTGCATAGTAAGTGATAATTATAAAACTATGAATCCTTGTGTGGTAGGGGAATGTAGTCTAATAAACATATAAAACAAACACTAGGATTTATCCTAGTGTTTATAATAAATATAAGCATAATTGTGTTTATCAACTAATAATAAAAACAATAATTTTAATTTAAAGAATATAAAATTAAGGAAA is a genomic window containing:
- a CDS encoding filamentous hemagglutinin N-terminal domain-containing protein; protein product: MKKLANHIILSGVTVSMLFSPLMALPSGGKFTHGTTGTINKPNNNTLNIHGNGTNSVIQWGGGFSIGKGESVNFNGNNKNYLNIAHGTSKSTIDGLLNANGNNVFLINPNGVIITKNGTINANRFVASTSSMSNEDMNKFAKLSFNDGLSFSPVFKPQKAGNVVNMGNINADSLLFQGNKILLDADTNWDKEHNGVKFGIIKARNITLEGDEVHVNVASIDGSVENPEFYLEKIKVIGKGQAYLDATGYYYNTSSGRSLSLLRIDNSNNKSFKVHNYIGISSVRDWWHFAKGWNEDKAGFRTSASEYRLTKDIDFGGNCNSRGECTGQNYANYWIDLNGDGQKQDNEYTSMIIGYGDENYFNKKFDGQGFTLSSMYIDTTALENKPQYVGIFGKIYGDFSVHNLNVDYNQGYIKTNNAQYVGGLVGAAIRKEHSNSFSEFKNINIKNISFIDAKSNSDLYVGGFTGILNNARVDNIELYGIKTIVATGVGGVNLVRAGGFVGRLEYVNRDNPIEIAYDTIKIKDIDSIKSTFDCDRYCGEAYAGGFAGDILVNDSYFKMKNITLEDIGNIEANTKGYLSTAGGFFGNGEFNIFNFDDQYNMDNVLIENITMKNIGNIKSIASNQAYSGGFFGDYRNSYDFKTSFENIFIYFKPDSSIVANGSVAVKDIFGNKINSKNQNIFIYHKNLDGTNNNGVTERKYTNDELMSEFNEKIQSIKTPNIEKPSEIFKPDLSDIGNIQNEKVEFQKEWYNKEVVQAILDDILNGKYRVSINKFGEIVFYVSTVDGVEITLDSIKQSLDFLDTLKDKNSGFESSEKLKDIYAKYNKALKIKDEYVAAQEHLFKDGKNSFYETYAKYQKELEIYNSYVKEIEAGKRKINDPEYLASFDKINSLATILKNQRDVVNNIATKLNDENIAKNEYGYTNFKFLGDFALDFVHNPQSPDVDNPNKPELPETDMNFEQTASLNLIGDEALEEEDEKQEVEEASMKQRSRTCIVSDNYKTMNPCVVGECSLINI